The window ACTAAAATCATCCCGTAAGATTGGCTATAAAGTTTTTTATAAGCTGCAAGGTTTTTTTCTGCAAAGCCCAATCTCTTTATATCAACAATGACTGAAGCTCGATCTAAAATCCTCAGTACGATTTTTTCGCCAATAACAGTCGGCAAACTGGAAACCCTAATATCAATTTCTCGATCACCTTCACGAAAATTAATCCTACCATCTTGCGGTAGTCTCTTTTCAGCAATGTCAAGTTCGCTCATAATTTTCAAACGAGAAATAAGCAAGGCATGTGTCTTTATCGGAAAGGAAAAAGCTTCTCGCAATTCCCCATCAATTCTATAACGAACTCTCAGATTATTATCAGTCGGCTCTACATGAATATCGCTGGCGCGTTCTTTTATGGCTTGACTGATAATCGAGTTTACAATACTAATAACCGGTGCATCATCTGCTGATTGCATTTCGGTAATGCTAGCAAGGTCTTCCGGCTTAACAATACTACTAGCTTTATCAACCAATGCTCTAACACCATAAGCTTCTTTGATGGCCCGCAAAATTTCTTTTTCAGTCGCAATAACAGGCTCTACATCCAAGCCACTAATAGTTCTAACATCATCAATTGC of the Negativicutes bacterium genome contains:
- the tadA gene encoding Flp pilus assembly complex ATPase component TadA gives rise to the protein MLLVVVRQGDDGLTGTKKKRLGDLLIDSGLLDQEKLEKALTVQNKTGERLGKTLINLGYVTEESLIEVLEFQLGIPHIMLKDTKIDSDVAALIPQPLAERYTIIPIKKVGRHLTLAMTDPTNFYAIDDVRTISGLDVEPVIATEKEILRAIKEAYGVRALVDKASSIVKPEDLASITEMQSADDAPVISIVNSIISQAIKERASDIHVEPTDNNLRVRYRIDGELREAFSFPIKTHALLISRLKIMSELDIAEKRLPQDGRINFREGDREIDIRVSSLPTVIGEKIVLRILDRASVIVDIKRLGFAEKNLAAYKKLYSQSYGMILVTGPTGSGKTTTLYSTLTGLNKPTKNIITVEDPTEYR